The Brassica oleracea var. oleracea cultivar TO1000 chromosome C6, BOL, whole genome shotgun sequence genome includes a region encoding these proteins:
- the LOC106299715 gene encoding defensin-like protein 183 has protein sequence MKNTFSFVVVIIFFVMLSSVANKVKANSCQDPLGSCLQCDERCKAKHGPTGQASCDTRNQLCTCYYTCGPSSPTPPQHKQCYGGTGLCSSACNQNCAQKYLGGSGFCESIGNSRLCKCQYPC, from the exons ATGAAGAATACATTTTCATTTGTGGTTGTAATCATCTTCTTTGTCATGCTTTCTTCCG TTGCTAATAAGGTGAAGGCAAACTCATGCCAAGACCCTCTAGGTAGTTGTCTACAATGTGATGAGAGATGCAAGGCTAAACACGGGCCAACGGGCCAAGCAAGTTGCGACACTAGAAACCAACTATGCACGTGCTATTACACGTGTGGACCTTCATCACCAACTCCTCCACAGCACAAACAATGCTACGGTGGGACTGGCTTGTGCAGCAGTGCATGCAATCAAAACTGTGCACAAAAGTATCTTGGTGGATCTGGATTTTGTGAGAGCATTGGCAACTCTAGACTGTGCAAATGCCAGTATCCTTGCTAA
- the LOC106297549 gene encoding uncharacterized protein LOC106297549 gives MVEVGVGNDAWDALKKSSVGVFPRLYELDFIWSAKVVHYLLTHQLVVRKNYEIWSLIDWQPIRLSLLEFGEITGLNCDMFDNGDLCKVDHKEFWAELNVCTTVGPSLNELLLVLGRCKNWSLEKRIMVGRLCILHIAIFGIAPTRRIPLECAKRVLDFEAFERYPWGRVACKSLIHSIKCVSYDAKKSYTMEGFVYVLLIWGYEAVTGLGEQYGNKIVGAEVRVRHFFSHVDKNLVPKWDGELEDENVNHLIRDILDDCVNQDSANKDKKAKPMEDGRYNADGNDTPSTAMLTMLKTLTEKVDNMNTNMATKLMAGLDAAIGTKVDVIIGPLIEKVAILEMEMRKMKGKMSWMVEIKSTSQDGIPARHVVKKVTKTCKKGGDMGLDKNNLFENKVFKTKIQVPHLLDTASEETWSDTKQREKIRKVSDGLDEIAAAARKFNKPTSSTPQLKRQTKLASSQLFPFIGNSTVKRIITGVIPSVLAYDPFAVVEDTKIRNLLHFLLDDEEEPDRTSECSVEFYKVLITPREEWRTPTYCWLTNWHMWSAMHMFHKRSLCDPLPYHSQRIVFLDQCVIIKLVSDFKEFNPKTWSATNIYKGIFNGTYPADRITNKKWLQDVDHLYACHFINGNHWVALDIDLGKETIHVYDSILSIVEDNKEIRNVCRPFAKMIPTILNAMVPTTLRKKSDKQFAVRRLRTVPQNEKPGDCGVYTIKYIECLAIGCTFEGLSDKNIPDIRKNLAAEIYVQRLQKQLEILTTAKAIGNI, from the exons ATGGTGGAAGTAGGAGTAGGAAACGACGCATGGGATGCACTGAAGAAGTCATCAGTTGGAGTTTTTCCTAGACTTTACGAGCTTGATTTCATATGGTCTGCAAAGGTTGTTCATTACCTCTTAACGCATCAGCTGGTAGTTAGAAAGAACTATGAGATATGGTCGTTAATTGATTGGCAGCCGATTCGTCTCTCTTTGTTAGAGTTTGGTGAGATAACTGGTTTGAATTGTGATATGTTTGATAATGGCGACCTTTGCAAAGTTGACCATAAAGAATTTTGGGCAGAACTGAATGTGTGTACAACTGTTGGTCCTAGTCTGAATGAGTTGCTGTTGGTATTGGGAAGATGCAAGAACTGGAGTCTTGAGAAAAGGATTATGGTAGGACGGTTGTGTATTTTGCATATCGCAATATTTGGCATAGCTCCTACACGTCGGATCCCGTTGGAGTGTGCAAAGCGAGTACTTGATTTTGAAGCTTTCGAGAGATATCCATGGGGTCGAGTTGCATGTAAGAGTTTGATACACTCCATTAAGTGTGTCAGTTATGACGCAAAGAAATCATATACAATGGAAGGATTTGTGTACGTGCTACTCATATGGGGATATGAGGCTGTTACTGGCCTAGGAGAGCAGTACGGAAACAAAATTGTTGGGGCAGAA GTTCGTGTACGGCATTTCTTTTCACACGTTGACAAGAATTTAGTCCCTAAATGGGATGGTGAGCTTGAAGATGAAAATGTGAACCACTTGATCCGTGATATACTTGATGACTGTGTCAATC AGGATTCAGCAAACAAGGATAAGAAGGCTAAACCTATGGAAGATGGTCGGTATAAT GCTGACGGTAATGATACGCCAAGCACTGCGATGTTGACCATGTTGAAGACTCTGACCGAAAAAGTAGACAACATGAACACCAATATGGCTACTAAATTAATGGCTGGTTTGGATGCAGCAATTGGTACGAAGGTTGATGTCATAATTGGTCCCTTAATTGAGAAAGTCGCCATCTTGGAGATGGAAATGCGAAAGATGAAAGGAAAAATG TCTTGGATGGTGGAGATTAAATCCACGTCTCAGGATGGTATACCAGCTCGACATGTTGTTAAGAAAGTAACGAAGACATGCAAAAAAGGTGGAGATATGGGACTTGATAAGAATAATTTGTTTGAGAATAAGGTTTTCAAAACCAAGATACAAGTCCCACATCTACTCGATACTGCCTCTGAGGAAACATGGTCTGATACAAAGCAGCGTGAAAAAATTAGAAAAGTTAGTGATGGCTTAGATGAAATTGCAGCAGCAGCTAGAAAGTTTAATAAGCCTACATCTTCCACGCCTCAGCTGAAGCGCCAAACAAAGTTAGCATCGTCTCAGTTATTTCCATTCATAGGAAATTCTACCGTCAAGCGCATCATCACAGGTGTAATACCATCTGTCTTAGCATATGATCCGTTTGCTGTTGTTGAAGACACTAAAATTCGGAACTTACTACATTTTCTACTGGATGATGA GGAGGAACCGGACAGAACCTCTGAATGTAGTGTCGAATTTTATAAAGTGCTTATAACTCCAAGAGAAGAGTGGCGTACACCTACATATTGTTGGCTGACTAACTGG CATATGTGGTCTGCAATGCATATGTTCCATAAGAGATCTCTTTGTGATCCTTTACCGTACCATTCTCAGCGCATTGTGTTTTTGGATCAGTGTGTCATCATCAAACTTGTCAGTGATTTCAAAGAGTTCAACCCTAAAACGTGGAGTGCAACGAATATATATAAGGGTATTTTCAATGGCACATATCCAGCTGACCGCATCACAAACAAGAAGTGGCTTCAAGATGTTGATCATCTGTATGCATGTCATTTCATAAATGGTAATCACTGGGTTGCTTTGGATATTGACTTGGGGAAGGAAACCATTCACGTGTATGACAGCATTCTTAGCATAGTAGAGGACAATAAAGAAATTCGAAATGTTTGTCGGCCTTTTGCGAAGATGATTCCGACGATTCTGAATGCTATGGTTCCTACTACTCTTCGGAAGAAAAGTGATAAACAATTCGCTGTACGAAGACTGAGAACCGTTCCACAAAATGAAAAACCCGGAGACTGTGGTGTTTATACTATAAAGTACATTGAGTGCTTGGCAATTGGTTGCACATTTGAAGGGTTAAGTGATAAAAACATTCCAGATATTCGAAAGAATCTAGCTGCTGAGATTTATGTGCAACGACTGCAAAAGCAATTGGAAATACTGACGACTGCAAAAGCAATTGGAAATATTTGA
- the LOC106296491 gene encoding serine/arginine-rich SC35-like splicing factor SCL33, translating into MRGRSYTPSPPRRGYGRRGRRSPSPRGGGRYGGAPSVDLPTSLLVRNLRHDCRQEDLRRSFELFGPLKDIYMPRDYYTGDPRGFGFVQFVDPADAAEAKYQMDGYHLLGRELTVVFAEENRKKPTEMRARERGGGRSVRSRDRRRSPPRYYSRSPPPRRGRSRSQSGDYYSPPSTRHHSRSISPREERYARGRSYSRSPAYNGSRGRSVTPARSKSRRISRSPSPGRSISPSPRRNVSRSPSPRRSRSNTPVPARGRSPRRKRSNTSVPARGRSPRRKRSNTPIPARSSPKRKRSNTPVPATNRSHREEEYEDRSPSQ; encoded by the exons ATGAGGGGAAGGAGCTACACTCCGTCACCACCAAGGCGGGGTTATGGGAGGAGGGGTCGAAGAAGCCCAAGCCCTAGAGGAGGAGGCCGTTATGGTGGAGCTCCTAGTGTCGACCTCCCTACCAGTCTTTTGGTTCGCAATCTACGCCATGACTGCAG GCAAGAAGATCTCAGGAGGTCATTCGAGCTGTTCGGGCCTCTTAAGGACATCTATATGCCTAGGGATTACTATACTGG AGATCCGCGAGGGTTTGGTTTCGTACAGTTTGTGGATCCTGCTGATGCTGCTGAGGCAAAATATCAAATGGATGGTTACCATCTACTTGGGCGTGAGCTGACTGTTGTGTTTGCAGAAGAGAACAGGAAGAAACCGACTGAAATGAGAGCAAGGGAGCGTGGTGGAGGAAG GAGCGTAAGGTCTCGAGACAGGAGGCGTAGTCCCCCTCGTTACTACTCTCGCTCTCCTCCACCTCGACGTGGTAGATCTCGGTCACAGAGTGGTGATTATTATTCTCCTCCCTCTACAAGACATCACTCAAG GTCTATCTCTCCCAGGGAAGAACGATATGCTAGGGGGAGATCATACTCGCGCTCACCCGCCTACAATGGCTCCAGGGGTCGCAGTGTAACTCCAGCTAGAAGTAAGAGCCGCCGCATAAGCCGTAGCCCAAGTCCAGGAAGAAGCATTAGCCCTAGTCCGAGAAGAAACGTAAGCCGTAGTCCAAGCCCGAGGAGAAGCAGGAGCAACACACCTGTACCAGCCAGAGGCCGCAGCCCAAGGAGAAAGAGGAGCAACACATCTGTACCAGCCAGAGGCCGCAGCCCAAGGAGAAAGAGGAGCAACACACCTATACCAGCCAGAAGCAGCCCTAAGAGAAAGAGGAGCAACACTCCTGTACCAGCTACAAACCGCAGCCACCGTGAGGAGGAGTACGAAGACCGTTCACCAAGCCAGTGA